The Thunnus thynnus chromosome 22, fThuThy2.1, whole genome shotgun sequence genome includes a window with the following:
- the LOC137174273 gene encoding doublesex- and mab-3-related transcription factor A1-like, translating to MDSRIRPLGLAGHTANPLGGLQVPPSLMRPPPLFLRACNPALERGYPRTPKCARCRNHGVVSALKGHKRFCRWRDCVCAKCTLIAERQRVMAAQVALRRQQAQEESEARELRLLYPGSAIGGEAGIPQGSPVGPGVPAATSNATAPSFDVFRTDTPKEDDKLNKYNFYNGFMGRPLFAPHTARLPSPSDQKDLSPSKDNTTLFNEDRASPSPVFDQRSDHTESPQRSLSSSDPESGSESEKPKDYPSLDRDPTDIMAKIFPHQKRDTLESMVRTCKGDIVKSIELVLSSKENKIDSDSLSLSNHTNALRPPVGLPGALGALGNKSAFSPLHMPPTAAGGDSLYGLNPRLSVSPLRLAYSSGNGGMASFMSPYMTSGLMPVFPLRPPLDSYSFPGMIRDLSYLQSKDSLCHTGLYARFNNEK from the exons ATGGACAGCAGGATCAGACCGCTTGGCCTGGCCGGGCACACTGCCAACCCGCTCGGTGGTTTGCAGGTGCCCCCGTCCCTCATGCGCCCTCCGCCTCTCTTCCTCCGGGCTTGTAACCCCGCGCTGGAGAGGGGATACCCGCGCACTCCCAAGTGCGCCAGATGCAGGAATCACGGTGTGGTGTCTGCGCTGAAAGGCCACAAGCGCTTCTGCCGCTGGAGAGACTGCGTGTGCGCAAAGTGCACTCTGATTGCGGAGAGGCAGCGGGTGATGGCCGCGCAGGTGGCGCTGAGGAGGCAGCAGGCGCAGGAGGAGAGCGAGGCCCGTGAGCTCCGGCTCTTGTACCCGGGCTCGGCTATCGGAGGGGAAGCAGGGATTCCTCAGGGGTCACCCGTAGGCCCCGGGGTACCGGCAGCCACCAGTAACGCCACAGCTCCcagttttgatgttttcagaACAGACACCCCAAAAGAAG ATGATAAACTGAACAAGTACAACTTTTATAACGGATTCATGGGTCGACCCCTCTTTGCGCCCCACACCGCAAGACTGCCCTCTCCATCCGACCAGAAGGATCTGTCTCCAAGCAAGGACAACACCACTTTATTCAATGAAGACAGAGCAAGTCCATCCCCGGTGTTTGATCAGCGCTCAGACCACACAGAGAGTCCACAGAGGTCTCTTTCCTCCTCGGATCCGGAGTCAGGGAGCGAGTCGGAGAAACCCAAGGACTACCCGAGCCTGGATCGGGACCCCACCGATATCATGGCCAAGATCTTCCCCCATCAAAAACGGGACACCCTGGAGTCTATGGTGAGAACGTGCAAAGGTGACATTGTCAAATCAATTGAGCTGGTGTTGAGCTCCAAAGAGAACAAAATTGACTCTGATAGCTTGTCACTGTCGAATCACACAAACGCGCTCAGGCCTCCGGTGGGATTGCCTGGAGCGCTGGGTGCTCTGGGGAACAAGTCTGCCTTCTCCCCGCTCCACATGCCACCGACAGCCGCCGGGGGAGACAGCTTGTACGGGCTAAACCCTCGTCTCAGTGTCAGCCCCTTACGACTGGCCTATTCCTCTGGAAACGGCGGAATGGCAAGTTTTATGTCACCATACATGACATCCGGACTGATGCCAGTGTTTCCACTGCGTCCGCCCTTGGACTCCTATTCTTTCCCGGGCATGATCCGAGACCTTTCTTACCTTCAGAGCAAAGACTCACTGTGCCATACAGGTCTTTACGCGCGatttaacaatgaaaaatga